The following proteins are co-located in the Branchiostoma lanceolatum isolate klBraLanc5 chromosome 16, klBraLanc5.hap2, whole genome shotgun sequence genome:
- the LOC136421530 gene encoding slit homolog 2 protein-like, protein MFKKIKRMLILLLVILAEAGPTAACSSSCPSSCDCNNIGLFSVPQDLPKTITNLNLRDNLIATLSQSDFFRYSSLTSLYLSNNVISVINSGTFNLETLTHLKIDSNELTSVRSDMFVGLVNLQYIDLGKNLIASLPANSFVGLKKLLYLGLDHNDIHSIEPGTFSATPQLRTLNLQSNRISAVPADVFVNMTELQNLYNNSTRSFLCSKHKPENFHINDTNNSPDNSPDNSPDN, encoded by the exons ATGTTCAAAAAGATCAAAAGGATGCTGATTCTTCTCCTGGTCATCCTGGCGGAAGCTGGACCGACcgcagcctgcagcagcagctgtccATCCTCCTGTGACTGCAACAACATAGGTCTCTTCAGTGTTCCCCAAGACCTGCCTAAAACCATCACTAATCTTAACTTGCGTGATAACCTCATCGCAACCTTAAGCCAGTCCGACTTCTTCAGGTACAGCAGCCTGACTAGCTTATATCTTAGTAACAACGTGATCTCCGTCATCAACAGCGGAACGTTCAATCTAGAGACGTTAACTCACCTTAAAATTGACAGTAACGAGTTAACCAGTGTCCGATCTGACATGTTTGTGGGACTTGTTAACCTGCAGTATATTGATCTGGGTAAGAATCTGATAGCCAGTCTCCCCGCAAACTCGTTTGTGGGACTTAAAAAGTTGTTGTACCTTGGCCTGGACCACAACGACATCCACAGTATCGAGCCAGGAACCTTCAGTGCCACCCCGCAGCTCAGAACTCTTAATCTTCAGAGTAACAGAATCAGCGCCGTCCCAGCTGATGTATTTGTAAACATGACCGAGCTCCAAAACTT ATACAACAACAGCACGAGAAGTTTCCTCTGCTCAAAGCACAAACCTGAAAACTTCCACATCAATGACACCAACAACTCCCCAGACAACTCCCCAGACAACTCCCCAGACAACTGA